The Entelurus aequoreus isolate RoL-2023_Sb linkage group LG23, RoL_Eaeq_v1.1, whole genome shotgun sequence genome has a window encoding:
- the LOC133640747 gene encoding uncharacterized protein LOC133640747 translates to MIKHGMDVQRQAVQFLNPGQIPVTAFDQPLFALAKLVQWKWPNTHGERVHVVMLGGLHTEMALWNTLGDLLEGSGWTTALIEAEVASSGMAESFLKAAHLTRTRHAHQVTVLTLHNLQQEAFRVSAGPKDEESFMAWRNNMLKKSPTFMFWDLIMRYETLILIFIRAHREQNFLLYVEVLEELAPLFFALDHVNYSRWLPVHIRDMKSLPDSIKDEFEKNSHWVLSKTSNRFSAIPLDQAHEQENKNVKGSGGAVGLTENPTAFRRWMLTGPEMARLIKEFEEEYLQDDKESFQHHEQGLGTQKTFQRQVNSLSDTIRRMGNPFLDVFEELVTLDSRNCADKLVANTMLILEDTGKRQYQEFVKKVLDERTQSIHDPIKRNSLAVFRQPRRKTMSKDGKKIKVLQNNVALFGQLYVAMQSRESNLDEFFTHEVQSFPPSLSDFGKLHLTGTKSDLLQCLEQPAQSEPPSTYDFKVLDGAVIVHCLPTIRVSTFDAYANEVFIPYLQKQLQDAKRLDVVWDTYIPDSLKESTREKRGRGVRRKVSGPTKLPGNWMDFLRDPINKKELFDFLTSKIQEFSWPPTKAVYVTSGQAVSGQAFGSTSMMDCCNHEEADTRIVVHLQCALKEGAKTVLVRTVDTDVIVILAGLFYDLVVLQPLTDIWVAFGMGKRFRYYHINHICKSLGEPKSQGLLMFHAYSGCDTTSAFNGKGKKSAWRAWQAYDAATETFMYLAKHPFQELKVDSEHFQTLERLTVILYNRSSPLNSISQTRKELFCQDSRPMERLPPTQDALLQHVKRAVIQAGIWATSTDTQQVIPSPKDFGWTKDETGSWVPVWITIPEVSIACRELIKCSCKGDCSSCKCSNANIDCSPLCKCNCCK, encoded by the coding sequence ATGATTAAGCATGGCATGGATGTTCAGAGACAGGCTGTTCAATTTCTCAATCCAGGACAGATCCCTGTCACTGCATTTGATCAGCCTCTGTTTGCTCTGGCTAAGCTTGTACAATGGAAATGGCCGAACACCCATGGTGAAAGAGTTCATGTAGTTATGCTGGGAGGATTACACACAGAGATGGCTCTCTGGAATACACTTGGCGATCTCCTAGAGGGCTCTGGTTGGACGACAGCACTGATTGAAGCAGAAGTGGCATCAAGTGGCATGGCTGAGTCGTTTCTGAAAGCAGCACACCTAACACGAACCAGGCATGCACACCAGGTCACTGTCTTGACACTGCACAATCTACAACAGGAGGCTTTCAGGGTTAGTGCAGGCCCCAAAGATGAAGAGTCCTTCATGGCTTGGAGAAACAACATGCTGAAGAAGAGTCCGACGTTCATGTTCTGGGATCTGATCATGAGATATGAAACCCTCATTCTCATCTTCATAAGGGCACACAGAGAGCAGAATTTCCTACTGTATGTAGAAGTGCTTGAAGAACTGGCCCCTCTATTCTTTGCCTTGGACCATGTGAACTATTCAAGATGGTTGCCTGTCCATatcagggacatgaagtctttgcCCGACTCTATCAAGGACGAGTTTGAGAAGAATTCTCACTGGGTTCTTTCAAAGACATCTAACAGGTTTTCTGCAATCCCACTGGACCAAGCTCATGAACAAGAGAACAAGAATGTGAAAGGTTCAGGTGGTGCGGTTGGCCTCACAGAAAATCCAACTGCCTTCAGAAGATGGATGCTCACAGGCCCAGAAATGGCAAGATTGATAAAGGAATTTGAAGAGGAATATCTCCAAGATGACAAAGAGAGCTTCCAGCACCATGAGCAGGGTCTTGGCACACAGAAGACATTCCAGAGACAGGTCAACAGTCTGTCAGATACCATAAGGCGTATGGGAAACCCTTTCCTGGATGTCTTCGAGGAACTTGTGACTCTTGATAGTCGCAACTGCGCAGATAAATTAGTCGCAAATACCATGCTCATCCTGGAGGACACAGGGAAGAGACAATATCAGGAGTTTGTCAAGAAGGTGCTTGATGAACGCACACAATCTATCCATGATCCGATTAAAAGGAATTCCTTGGCAGTCTTCAGGCAACCTAGACGCAAGACAATGTCTAAAGATGGGAAAAAGATTAAAGTGCTTCAGAACAACGTGGCACTCTTTGGCCAGCTATATGTAGCTATGCAGAGCCGTGAGAGTAATTTGGATGAATTCTTTACACATGAGGTGCAGTCCTTCCCTCCATCTCTCTCAGACTTTGGAAAACTTCATCTGACAGGCACCAAATCAGACCTGCTACAATGTCTTGAGCAGCCAGCACAATCAGAGCCACCCTCAACCTATGACTTCAAAGTCCTAGATGGGGCAGTAATTGTCCACTGCCTGCCCACTATTAGAGTGAGCACGTTTGATGCTTATGCAAATGAGGTTTTCATCCCCTACCTGCAGAAGCAGCTGCAGGATGCAAAACGATTGGATGTTGTATGGGACACGTACATCCCTGACAGCTTGAAGGAGTCCACCCGAGAAAAAAGAGGACGTGGTGTTCGCAGGAAAGTGTCAGGCCCGACAAAGTTGCCAGGCAACTGGATGGACTTTCTTCGCGACCCAATCAACAAGAAGGAGTTGTTTGATTTCTTGACATCCAAGATCCAAGAGTTCAGCTGGCCACCAACCAAAGCTGTGTATGTCACATCGGGGCAAGCGGTGTCAGGACAAGCTTTTGGTTCCACTAGCATGATGGACTGTTGCAACCATGAGGAGGCAGACACAAGGATAGTGGTCCATCTACAATGCGCATTGAAGGAGGGAGCAAAGACAGTTCTTGTGCGAACTGTGGACACTGATGTCATCGTGATCCTTGCTGGTTTATTTTATGATTTGGTGGTGCTTCAACCATTGACTGACATCTGGGTGGCTTTTGGCATGGGAAAAAGGTTCAGATATTACCACATAAACCACATCTGCAAAAGCCTGGGGGAACCCAAATCACAAGGTCTGCTTATGTTCCACGCATATTCAGGTTGTGACACAACATCTGCATTTAACGGAAAAGGCAAGAAGTCAGCTTGGAGGGCCTGGCAAGCCTATGATGCTGCTACAGAAACATTTATGTATCTGGCAAAGCATCCATTCCAGGAACTAAAAGTTGACTCTGAGCATTTCCAGACACTTGAGAGGCTGACTGTGATCCTGTACAACAGATCCAGTCCTTTGAACTCCATCAGTCAAACAAGGAAGGAACTCTTCTGTCAAGACAGTCGGCCGATGGAGAGATTACCTCCCACGCAGGATGCCCTACTCCAGCATGTAAAACGGGCTGTGATTCAGGCAGGAATCTGGGCAACCAGCACAGACACACAGCAAGTGATTCCTTCTCCAAAGGACTTTGGATGGACCAAGGACGAAACAGGGTCATGGGTTCCAGTTTGGATAACCATTCCCGAGGTCTCCATTGCCTGCAGAGAGCTGATAAAATGCTCATGTAAAGGTGACTGTTCCAGCTGTAAATGCAGCAATGCTAATATTGACTGTTCTCCACTTTGCAAATGCAACTGCTGCAAATAG